From a region of the Emcibacter sp. SYSU 3D8 genome:
- a CDS encoding dienelactone hydrolase family protein produces the protein MGSDQLDGRPSRRDLLKTAAALPLAAVLANPALAGMAAATTAQQTLKTHVLGKQVTASLAVPAVTPAPALIVIHEFWGLNDYIRSMAVEFSKLGFLALAIDLYGGKVGSTQKEASGYMSQVKPDEATDTLVSWARWLAAHKQSTGRVGSVGWCFGGGWSMETGIEAGTDATVVYYGKVDQPVERLKKLRGPILGHFASRDAFINPAMVNGFETNMTAAGKDAIVYRYEADHAFANPTSARYDEADARLAWERTTSFLGEVLFAPKG, from the coding sequence ATGGGATCAGACCAGTTGGACGGCCGGCCGAGCCGCCGCGACCTGCTGAAGACCGCGGCGGCTTTGCCGCTTGCCGCGGTGCTCGCCAATCCCGCGCTGGCCGGGATGGCTGCCGCGACAACCGCCCAGCAGACACTAAAGACCCATGTGCTGGGCAAGCAGGTGACGGCGAGTCTCGCTGTCCCGGCTGTGACGCCCGCGCCGGCCTTGATCGTGATTCACGAGTTCTGGGGGCTGAACGACTACATCAGGTCCATGGCCGTGGAGTTCTCCAAGCTAGGCTTCCTGGCCTTGGCCATCGATCTCTACGGCGGGAAGGTGGGCAGCACCCAGAAAGAGGCCAGCGGCTATATGAGCCAGGTGAAGCCCGATGAGGCGACAGACACGCTGGTGAGCTGGGCCCGCTGGCTGGCGGCGCACAAGCAGTCCACCGGGCGTGTCGGATCCGTCGGCTGGTGCTTCGGGGGCGGCTGGTCCATGGAAACCGGTATCGAGGCCGGCACCGACGCGACCGTTGTCTATTATGGCAAGGTGGACCAGCCGGTCGAGCGGCTGAAGAAACTGCGCGGGCCGATACTGGGGCATTTCGCCAGCCGGGATGCCTTCATCAACCCGGCCATGGTGAACGGTTTCGAGACCAACATGACGGCGGCGGGCAAGGACGCGATTGTGTACCGCTATGAGGCCGACCACGCTTTCGCCAACCCCACCTCGGCGCGCTATGACGAGGCGGATGCCAGGCTGGCCTGGGAGCGCACCACGTCGTTTCTCGGCGAGGTGCTGTTCGCCCCGAAGGGCTAG